ggaaaataagGACGCTGACGTTGAGTGGCAGTTAAGAAGGTTTATAAGGACTGCTAATAAGAAAGACTATTTGTGAGTTTTATAGATTTGTAGaggttgaaaaattgcCGATGGGGCTTTATGTATGTCCAATATGGTGTTCTTAAAGAAACTAACATTTGAAAGAGGGGGAATATGAGAAAAGAATAGAAGGCATAAGATGTATAAATAATTAGTTTTTTAATTctgcagttttttttttacggGTTTTTATCAATGTATCTGTGAGTGTATctacataaaaaaaacttgatcATATGAGAAcataaattgaaaagaacaaaacgAACAAATGGGAAAGGGATAAGGACTCTCTTTATATGACTTAACTGTTCATATCAGTTGAAAATCCACTgtttgaaacttttctcTTGAGTACTTCActaactttttcaattcttaaCTCATGGTCAGAATTTAATGTGTTAGAAGAGGAGACGTATGAAGGATCACTCGACAAGGGCGTAGACTTTGCTATCGCTGTGtatgacgatgacgacgataAGGGTATCTGGTTTGCTAATTCGGGATTACTTGCCAAATTTGCACTTGAACGTAAAGAAGAGGCTGAGGGGAACGAGGGCTCTAACATATCCATCGctaaatcttcttcttcgctGTCGCTTGATTCTATTTGGAATCTAGGGTTTCTTCTTAGACTTGCTAGACGTTCCGTGTTTGACAAAacggattttttttgtaatagAATTGAAGACGACTGGTTTTTTGGTGATTTGGAGGTgttattagtattattagAATATCGTCTAGCAGTTTGCTGAGGGGATACGTAAGGAGAACCCGATTGGAACTCCGTACTTTTAATAAAGGGATTGGAAAACGTCGTTGTTGCcgaggaagaagaataagGTTGTGGCTGAGATTGCTTGAGAAGGAAAGGGCATGAATATGCTTGAGATTTTAACGATGGCCTACCTGAAGGGGCATTATTTGTCTGtgaaagtttttcatcatttagCATATCGACATAAGAGTAAAATCTTAGGATTCTACTCTTAGGTTCGCCATTTGATGCTTTGTTGGGCATCCCAGAGTTATTGCCGCTATTTAACGTGGGACGGCTAGCGGCGGAATGGGAATGAGATCTTGAAAGTTTGAGATCTGAAGAAGTTGGGGAGAACTCCGATGACGGGAAAGTAGCGCTATTTGTTCTACCTAATAAGGCCATGTTTAAGCCAACAGTGGAAGAAGATCTTCTTGAATAAACCATGTCGACATCGCTCAGGCTAGTATTCTCATCGTTCACTATCGAGCAACTTGCGTCCAAAGCTGGGGCCACGGAGTTCTCTAAGGTACGACggcgatgatgatggtgatgcATATTAGAAATAGGGTTCACGATGTACTCTTGGTGTGCCAGCGAGCTTGTGGTGGAATTCGACACCGACCTGGACGTTGGTATGATGTTATCTAAGGGAGAGGAGACATTATTAGAGTTCTTCCTCAACGACGGAGTTTTGGTCTTGCTACTAGAGATGGGGATAGGAAAAACGCTTTGCAAGCTGTAAGAACTGTTGGATCTTGAACTATGAGCCGTGTTGGAAGCGGAAACCGGGGGTTGAAGGAATAGATCGCTTGAGTTTGCGTCCTGCACGGTTCTTTCGAAAATAAAGGAGGGATTACTATTGTTCGAATTTGACTGGTACACACACATACCGTCTTAGATTCTTCTCGAGGCTCTTTCAAatgttcttgtttttgtAAATGCTCAGATCTGTGAAAGGAGCAGTGATTTATTCGTGATAAAAACTAAAATCCAATCCCCTGGGCGCCGCGGAGGGATTCTCGGCGAGAGAACTATGCTGAGAGAAAGGCTTTAATAAATGAGTGGTCGAACTAATTGTGGAGGATGAGATGGTTGGCAGCGTGATGGTGATGCTATATGATTGCCGATGAATGGGCTATGGAAAAGACGCACTTTGACACTTGCGCCCAGATGGTTGTGGCGAAGGTGTCGCAGCAGCAAAAGCAGTAGGCTGTATTCGCTGGCACATGCTGTCGATACAAGCAAGATGGAGGCGACAAGGAGGAACGCTCAGATTGCGAAGGACTTGGCCAGGTTCTATCCGTCAATGTCTGAGCCAGCGCTGCGTGAATTATGCCATGGTTATGAGGAGATCAGCATCGGTAAATTCAATGAGAAATTCCTTAACGACCCACTGGTTTTAAATTATGAGGATAATCGCAACTGGTTACTTGCTGTTACCGGTAGGATCAAAAACATTAGATTTTCCGGCCAGAAAATTGTATTTATCGATTTGTACAATGCCAGCGATGGATTAATAAACGAATCCCAACTGCAAATGATCGTGAACTATAATCAAATCGGTGAGAATGGTGAAGATAAAGTGCACTTCCAAGAGcatatgaattttttgaagaaaggtGACTATATCAAGGCCTTTGGGTATCCCGGGTTTTCTCAATCCAGACGCAAGATGTTATCGTTAAAATGTAATAGGCTACCTGTAATCCTGTCAGTTTCGCAACTACCGTTGCCTTCCAGATTGAATGATGAAACCAAGATCAAGTCGAATAGAGTAATTGACTATCAGTTAAATGGCACACAGACATTATTAACAAGGGCACACATTATAAAACTCTTGAGAAGGTTTTTGGATGATAAAGGTTTTGTTGAAGTGGAAACACCGATACTATCATCGAAGTCCAACGGCGCTATGGCAAAGCCTTTTATTACGTCATCCAAGGATTTCGATCATTTAGAACTGCGTATTGCTCCAGAATTATGGCTGAAAAGACTTGTTATAAGTGGCGTACAAAAAGTGTATGAAATAGGGAAGGCCTTTAGGAATGAAAGCATCGATTCTACGCATAATCCTGAGTTTTCCACTTTGGAATTTTACGAAACATTCATGTCGATGGACGATTTAATTGCAAGAACCGAGGAATTATTCCAGTTTTTGATCGTAAACTTACGAAAATTCTTCCAAGATTCTCATTTGGCCGTCCCAAAGACTTTCAATGAATTGTACCTTGCATTATGCAAGAACGATTGGAAGTTCGAAAAGATTGAGTTCTTGCCGACTTTAAGTAAAGAACTCGGTGTCGACTTAATGGCTCCCGAATTGGATATTAGTAGCTCAGAAGAACTCTTGAAGATTTTACCAAAAGCCGTTACAagtaaatatttttcttctgcaGACGGCGCTGAACAATTATCTTCACTACAAATCTTGAATAAGCTATCGGACGTTTTCCTGGAACAGTGCCATTGTCAGTCGATCTTGCCCGTGATAATATACCATCAGCCTACGATATTATCACCCTTGGCCAAAACTGATCCACGCAATAACCAAATCACCAAGAGATTCGAAGTTTTCATCGAGGGCAAGGAATACATAAACGCCTACGAGGAGGAAAATTGCCCTCAATTGCAACTGGAGAAGTTTCTACaacaaaagcaaataaGCGAATCGACAGAAAACAAGACTGAGACATTGTCACCGGTTATTGACCACCAATACATTGAAGCAATGAAATTTGGTATGCCTCCAATTGGCGGCTTTGGCCTCGGTGTAGATAGGCTTTGTATGCTATTTTGCggtaagaaaagaatagaaGAGGTCTTGCCCTTCGGTTGTGTGGACGATGTAAACAGACAGTAAAGTGCAGAGATTTGGCACTGCTCTTGTAAATAAACCGAACATAAAATGTAAGTAAATAGAGAAGcattacatttttttggtgcGTTTTATTACATGTGCTACGCGAAAAATCCATAATAGAATTATAAAATAGCGTGTTATCTAGTAGCGCAAAAGTAGAAAGCACCACTGCACACAGAATTGGCACGAGATAATGATACCGCCGACTGTAGAAGCCTCTTTGAGGTCCCCGTTTACCAAATCATACTTTTCACCTGTTCCAGCAGCGCTTTTGGAACAGAATGATTCGCCAGTGATAATGGGTATCGACGAAGCAGGTAGAGGACCCGTGATGGGACCTATGGTCTACGCCGTGGCGTATTCTACAAGAGAGTACCAGGACGAAATCGTAATTCCCAACTACGAGTTTGATGACTCTAAAAAACTTACAGATCCCGTCAGGAGAAAGCTGTTTGCCAAGATGTATGAAGACAACGAAGAACTAACTCAGATCGGCTACGCGACCACGTGCATCACCCCATTGGACATTTCTCGAGGAATGAGCAAGTTCCCACCAACAAGAAACTACAACTTGAACGAGCAGGCACACGACGTGACAATGGCCCTCATCGACGGCGTGACGAAGCAGAACGTTAAGCTAGATCACGTGTACGTGGACACCGTCGGACCACCAACGTCCTACCAGAAGAAACTAGAGCAGCGATTCCCAGACATCAAGTTCACAGTCGCCAAGAAAGCAGATTCCCTATACTGCATGGTCAGTGTGGCGAGTGTCGTGGCGAAAGTGACCAGAGACATACTCGTTGAATCCCTCAAGAGGGACCCCGATGAGGTCATAGGTTCTGGATACCCCTCCGACCCGAAGACAGTGGCATGGCTGAAGCGAAACCAGACAAGTCTTATGGGATGGACCACTGACATGGTGAGGTTTTCGTGGCAGACGTGCCAGACCCTCTTGGACGACCCTACTAGACACAGCGTCATTATCAAGTGGGAAGAACAATACATGGACAGCAGGAAGAACGCCGCGCAAAAGACCAGACAGTTGCAGCTCCAGATGGTTGCCAAGTCCGCCAGGAGAAAGAGGCTCAGAACTCTGGACAACTGGTACCAGTAATCGTCCCCATCACGCGCCCATATACCAGCATATTGTAATACATACTTTTATAATTCATCGCACGAGTCATCTACTATTATGCGTCGCCGTTTTACTGTCCGTAAAGCGTGACCGGCCCCCCGCGCTCCGCAAAGAATAACAACAGGTCGAGGAAGCAAACCAACGGCTAGAAGAGAGCTGTTGTGTTCTTTTCAGTGCAAGCTCTCCACTTCTTACTGTTGTAGACAACATCCAGCGTATTAAACACCTTCTAGCGTACCATGTCTGCATTTGTCAGGGTGCTTCCAAGAATATCCAGAAGCTCGGTGCTCACTAGATCATTGAGACTGCAATTGAGATGCTACGCATCGTACCCAGAGCACACCATCATTGGTATGCCCGCACTGTCCCCCACGATGACCCAAGGTAATCTGGCCGTTTGGTCCAAGAAGGAAGGTGACCAATTGGCCCCCGGTGAAGTGATTGCCGAAATTGAAACTGACAAGGCCCAGATGGATTTCGAATTCCAAGAAGACGGTTACTTGGCCAAGATCCTGGTCCCTGAGGGTACGAAGGACATTCCCGTTAATAAACCCATTGCTGTGTACGTAGAGGATAAGAATGATGTGCCAGCTTTCAAGGATTTCAAGCTGGAAGACTCGGGTTCCGATACAAAGGCCAACACGAAGGCTCAGCCAGCTGAGCCACAGgcagaaaagaaacaggAGGCACCATCCGAAGGGTCCAAGACTTCCATCCCCGAGGCTAAGAAAACCAGTGACACTGCTCCTCAAGGCAGAATTTTTGCCTCCCCACTGGCAAAAACTATCGccttggaaaataatatctCCTTGAAAGATGTCCAAGGCACGGGACCTCGCGGTAGAATCATCAAGGCTGATATTGACTCATACCTAGAAAATTCGTCCAAGCAACCTTCCGTGACCAGTGGCGGACCTGCTGTTGCCTCAGGGGCTGGTGCCAGTTCTACTCCATCACCTTCTTCTACAGCATCATACGAAGATGTCCCAATCTCGACCATGAGAAGCATCATTGGAGAACGTTTGCTGCAATCCACTCAGGGCATTCCATCATATATCGTTTCCTCCAAGATATCTGTCTCCAAGCTTTTGAAGTTGAGACAATCCTTGAATGCTACGGCAAACGACAAGTACAAACTATCCATCAACGACCTACTAGTCAAAGCCATTACTGTTGCAGCTAAGAGAGTTCCGGACGCTAATGCCTACTGGTTGCCTAATGAAAACGTCATTCGTAAGTTCAAGAATGTTGATGTTTCTGTCGCGGTCGCTACACCAACTGGTTTGCTGACCCCGATCGTTAAAAACTGTGAGGCTAAGGGTTTGTTGCAGATCTCCCATGAAATCAAGGAATTGGTCAAGCGTGCCAGAATAAACAAACTGGCTCCAGAGGAGTTCCAGGGTGGCACCATCTGCATCTCCAATATGGGCATGAATAATGCAGTAAACATGTTCACTTCCATCATCAACCCACCGCAGTCTACGATCCTGGCAATTGCCACCGTTGAAAGAGTCGCCGTGGAAGACGCTGCCGCAGAAAACGGATTCTCCTTCGATAACCAGGTCGCTATAACAGGGACCTTTGATCATAGAACCATCGACGGCGCCAAAGGTGCCGAGTTcatgaaagaattgaaaactgtCATCGAAAATCCTTTGGAAATGCTattataatgaaaatatccatttttcagtacgtatcttgaaaaaaatttgattttgttatttgtatatataaaaaaataaaaaaataaaaatactCACATACGTATACTCTATATTGGAATATCTCGCTTCTCTTTATTCTGGAAGTCCATCTTTTATTTCAGATTGCTATTAACATCACGTCGAACGGTACGCCAACGTTTTGGTTTTCGCCTCATATCAAATAGGTTGAAAGAAACATGAAGCTGAATTATAGTAAATAAAGTAATACTCACAAATTTCTGTCACACACAGGTCCctcttttgttcttcaaacttTACCAAAAGCCAAGTACTACAGAACAGACCATGAATTTCCTGCCATCTTTCATCTTGAGTGATGAGTCTAAGGAGCgtatttccaaaattttaacATTCACCCATAATGTAGCACATTATGGGTGGATCCCATTTGTTTTATATTTGGGTTGGGCTCACACTTCCAATAGACCAAACTTTCTGAACTTGTTGTCTCCACTACCAAGTGTTTAGAACGATAATTTCGGAAGAATCTGtgtggaagaagaaagtagCTTATAAATAGTCATATTGCTCATGTTCTCgttttccaattttggACTGTTTGATCATTAGTGCAAatagcaaaaaattttcatgtatataaagtatatataataaaaatatgaaattttttatcacaCACTGTTGGTTTCGTTTTACGGTTTACCCTATTGAAcgtatataaaaataaatatactTGTGTTATTCTTTGGTTATCGTCCTTTCCAAGGCGTAGGTTGtatccaaaaaaaactgagTGATTAGGATTTATACCAGTGATTTaatttgtttatttatCTGTTATTTGTATTATTTAAAATGTGAAAcagaataaataaaaataactAAAAATGTAAGGTGgttttgttgttttgcaaaaaataaaagataaGATTAATTACGAACTATTTCATGAAATTTAGTAACCGAAAGAAGCTAATTGCTTAGCAACATCAGATTCAGAAGCAGCAGCAGAGGCAGAAGAGACCTTCTTTGTGAAAGCTCTCTTCTTGGCGTAGTATTCAGCAGAACTGACCTTTCTCTTGTCTTCTAATTTGGCAACAACATCCTCGTATTTCCAGCCAACGGAAGTAGACAACTTACCCAAAGTGGTGTACTTTCTCCCTGGCTTCAATCTCAAAACTCTCAAAGCTTGAGGAACAACAactctcttcttcttgtcgTATGGAGGTGGAATACCTTCGAAGATCTTTAAACGTTCCAAGGCAGCCTTACCACGAGCGGTCTTGTGGGAAACCATACCACGAATAGCCTTGTAAAGAATTCTAGATGGAGCTCTGAAATGAAATGGACCACGGGTCTTGTTGAAAGCAGTAGCCTTTCTCAAAAAGTCGTGGTACTTCAACTTGTTTCTGAAGAATTCACCAGAAATGTTCAAAGCTTCGGCTCTGACAACAACAATCTTTTGACCGTTCAATACTTGCTTGGCAACAGTGGAGGCCAAACGACCCAACAAATGATCCTTAGctataataaaaaagagagaaaataaatgtTAGTAAtcttgttttattttcttatatCTGGATGAATTGAATATAGTTGGGGCTACAAAGTAAGCTGGAGTTTCCaatgttcttttttcctggAAAATCACTTGAATATTTGTGTTTTTGGTCGGTTATCATTCTCTCGTCTGTTGACTCAATCATAAGCTCCAGCTACACGGGCGGCGTAAATTTATTCTTTTGGGAATCATATGAATTCAGTTGGGATTAACATTTTTTGGTGTTTCTTTTGCAGATCTGCAAACATCTTGATTTAACTTGATAGCAGTCATTTTTGTTATGCATCTGTAACATATTTTTTCGGGATTCTATTGCATCGAAAATGTTGTGCTCAGCGATGGTAATCGCAGCTTCCTCCGTCTGTATATtcaatttattttgttaAAATTAGAACTCTTTACGTACCATCAATAACAACGACTGGTTGAGACATCTTTTATGGTTGGTTGGTTGTGTAATACCTTAGCTGGAATAGACTGAGGCTATTTGCAAAACAGTTATAGTTGTTAAAATCAGTTTTACCAATATTAAATTAATTTTCCAGAATCCGATGTTGCTACTGCCCGCAGAAGCAATACTGAGCCAGGAAGGTCAGGCGCCTACCTACAAAGCGATCACTATCACCGACGGACTATCACAAGGACCACTGGGAAGACCACTCCTTAGGCAAAGCCCAGAAGAGGCTTTCGGGAAGGTGGGCCGGGCTGCGCGGAGCGTCTTGCAAGGGAAGACCGTTTGCCGTCTGTCCTTCGGCCTATCCCTCGGGGCCTACAGAAATCTATCTACCTTTAACATTTTGAAGAGAATACTATATGTCTGGGTCATTGAAATGTACGGATTCAAGAATCTCCGGTTCGAGTACtccaaaaatatcataaGCGGCGAAAATCAACTACATGAAGTAAAGTTAtctatgaaaaaatataggaatttaaaaatacatatatgAAGGTTTGATAATCAAAcacgaaaagaaaagtataaaaaaaaggaatgcATGCGAATTAATGTACTATATGAGAtattttgatatatttaTCTCCTAGTATTGCCTAGGTAATAATGGAACGGTGGGAAAGGAAGctgttctttttgttcAGAGACAAGAAAAGCACGCTTTAATCGTTTGTTATCGACTTGTTCCGCCTTAGTTACTCTCTATCTTTCTTGTGTTAGTTGTTCATAATACTGATTTTCGCACCATCCGTATCTAATATCAGTTCTTTGGCATTCGCGGCACCGCGGCCTTGGTTCTTCAAAGGTGAAGAATTAACATCCTTTGTTTCAAGATCATTTGAGTTTGTGTCGGAACTCTTTTCTGAAAGGGCATTCTCGTTGTCAATGGTCTTCGTATCTTGGTTTGTGGAAGATCCTTTCTTATTACTTCCGCTATTAGTGGCAGGTGTGTTGTTCACAGAGCTAAATTGCAGCAAATTCCAAACACCTGGTGAGCTCTTCACATTCTGCGACTTACTTGTTGATGGAGTCAGCCGCCTATTATCATTGTTTGATTccatattcttcaaaacgtTAGATTCCAATACTGGGCCCATTTGCTTGTTCTCCATTCCATTAGTTTGTAAATTAGAATGGTTTGTACcgttgttattattactattattgttgttactATGAAGAGGTGATTTCGTGCGGTTAGCACTGCCTCTTTCTGGTGTATAAGCCTCCATTGCAGTAATATGAAATGCCTTCGTGGGAGACCGTAACAGTGTATCATAAGGCTGAGAAAGGTGGAGGTTGTTTGGTGCTAATGAAGAAGTCGTCGTGACACTCGGGTGCTCTAGGTTAGAGTTCCCAGATGATGCAGTCGTTGTTGGCTCTAAATTGCTGTTCTCGTCAGGTGAAGATGTGGATATAGCAGGcaagtttatttttctattgttgCTATTGTTGGCTGGGGGGTTGTTATTGCTATCGCTATTGctgtttattattttggaaGTAGCGCATGCATTAGTAAACGAGACTAGCGCATTGTTTGGAGATTGTCTATTCATTTGTGAAATTGATATTACAGGAGGGTGAAGCGATTCCTTGTACCCGTTCAAGTCATTTGGATTTGATTTAcaatttggatttgaatttgagtTGGAGGTTTGTAGTTGCGGTGTGTTGATAGGTCTTGCTAATGCTATATTTCGGTTTTGTGAATCTGTAAATGTGAATTGAATTTCTTGGCGTTGTGATTGTGGTGGCTGTGCTGGTGGTTGAGATTGTTGCGGTGGAGGAAGGTTTGCCTGTGGTGGTATATGTGGTACAAACCCTTCTATAATGTTACTATTGGCTATTTCTAAAACATTGTGGGATTGCAGTTGTCGTTTAGGTGGTTGTGACAACCTATAGTCCATTTCCATGGGTAACGTGTTAAATTTGGCCATATGCAATTGCAATTGTCTTGCCACCGAAGATCCACGTCTTATTTTCCCCACTTTACCTGTATTCCATTTGCTTAAAAACTCTTGCTGATAAGACTCGCTGATTCTCCATTTCATACCTTTACCTGGTTCATTAGGTCTTCTTggaactttttcaaatgccTTATTGAGTGATAGATTATGTCTAATGGAGTTTTGCCAGCCGGATTTGGCGAACCTGTAATAGGCATAATTTGaagatatatatttgtagATGTCGGCTAATGAGATGACACCCTCTGCAGAAGATAATATGGCTTGTGTAATCATGGTCGCGTATGAATGAGGTGGTTTAACGTTCCTGTTCTCATCGTGGGATAAATCAGAAGTGAAATCCAGAGCTTGAGGATAAGCATTGGCAGATTTATACGAATCAACAAAGTTTGCGGCAATAATGGTATTTGAAGGGCATTGTGGAGAAACGGTTTGTTGATTGATGGTGTTGGCTGGGGCTGCCTTGTCTGCATAACTTTCGTTTGCGGATGTAAAGCAGCTGTTGTTGGCCttattgctgttgttgttgttgctgaaAAAGCCTTGCTCATTGGGACCCATGTTTGCTCCATTTCCAAAGGGGTCACTGGTACCGCTTCCGTAAAGTTTAAAGCCCTTGATCTGTTGATTAGAAGTTAGCTGTGTTTGCTTAGCATAGTTGGATTGTTTGATAATGTCTCTTAGTAAAGCGTTGTTGTTACCATCCAACCCGTACATGTTTATCAAGTTAGGCATTAAATGCTCTATACAAGTGGGAGCAATCACCGGGTCACTATCGGGCAGGATGAACATCATTTGTGTGCCACCAATATCGAGTAAAGTTCCTGAAGACAATCGAATAGAGGGGTTATTTGGGCCATTGTGAGtcctttgaaaatttactTTAGCACCGTTACGGCCCAATACATGTAATTCCCAACCGCCTATGTTCatattatattttattATGGCATGTTTTCTAGAGACGACTTTGGCTGGTCCAAGATCGATATTCACTCGGTATGGGGTCTTTACGCCGTCCGTGTTTTCCTGCAGAGGGTTGTTGAGGGGTTCAGTGTTTCTGCCGATGGAAACCTCTAAATCTTTCACATAATAGGTCCAGTTAGGCCCGGATAGTTTAGCATAGGCTTGAATCTCCGTAGCCATGTTCTTGTCATTGGAGTATTGTAATGACACAGTAGTAGGTTGATCTGGGACCGTAAGCGAGGAGATGATAGCGTTGACTACGCCTTGGTGGTCCTGAGCGGTATATTTTGTGTTTCCATGATGCGTTTGAGTAATATTCAGTCCGTTCATCTCGTTGAAATTGCTGCTGGACATTTCTTAGGCATTGATGAAGTctcaataaataaaaaagaatgcaAATAGCCCACGTATATCTGTTTATCGTACCggatattctttttgaatcaCTGATCACTTGTGCGAGGGACCGGGAAGATTAGTCTTATAGATTTCCCAAgtcttttgttctttagTGCAATCCTCTCTACTGGCGGTTAAGTTCAGcgggaaaagaaagctatAGAGCGTTTAGAGCGTTTCAACTGGTGCAGAAATCCTGTGATTCAGTGTATGTCACTTCTTTGTTTACCTTTGGAAATGCGGATCCattggcattttttttcctttatttaCCAATTTACctagaaaaatcaaaatggGCACAGGGCGagcgaatttttttctctttcatgGGCATAAAACAAAGATTTTCGGTAATGTTGTGCGAAGGGTTCTGGGGCGGGGTCGGCATAAGTCATCATCACCGATTCTGAGG
The Saccharomyces kudriavzevii IFO 1802 strain IFO1802 genome assembly, chromosome: 14 DNA segment above includes these coding regions:
- the FKH2 gene encoding forkhead family transcription factor FKH2 (similar to Saccharomyces cerevisiae FKH1 (YIL131C) and FKH2 (YNL068C); ancestral locus Anc_2.230) encodes the protein MSSSNFNEMNGLNITQTHHGNTKYTAQDHQGVVNAIISSLTVPDQPTTVSLQYSNDKNMATEIQAYAKLSGPNWTYYVKDLEVSIGRNTEPLNNPLQENTDGVKTPYRVNIDLGPAKVVSRKHAIIKYNMNIGGWELHVLGRNGAKVNFQRTHNGPNNPSIRLSSGTLLDIGGTQMMFILPDSDPVIAPTCIEHLMPNLINMYGLDGNNNALLRDIIKQSNYAKQTQLTSNQQIKGFKLYGSGTSDPFGNGANMGPNEQGFFSNNNNSNKANNSCFTSANESYADKAAPANTINQQTVSPQCPSNTIIAANFVDSYKSANAYPQALDFTSDLSHDENRNVKPPHSYATMITQAILSSAEGVISLADIYKYISSNYAYYRFAKSGWQNSIRHNLSLNKAFEKVPRRPNEPGKGMKWRISESYQQEFLSKWNTGKVGKIRRGSSVARQLQLHMAKFNTLPMEMDYRLSQPPKRQLQSHNVLEIANSNIIEGFVPHIPPQANLPPPQQSQPPAQPPQSQRQEIQFTFTDSQNRNIALARPINTPQLQTSNSNSNPNCKSNPNDLNGYKESLHPPVISISQMNRQSPNNALVSFTNACATSKIINSNSDSNNNPPANNSNNRKINLPAISTSSPDENSNLEPTTTASSGNSNLEHPSVTTTSSLAPNNLHLSQPYDTLLRSPTKAFHITAMEAYTPERGSANRTKSPLHSNNNNSNNNNGTNHSNLQTNGMENKQMGPVLESNVLKNMESNNDNRRLTPSTSKSQNVKSSPGVWNLLQFSSVNNTPATNSGSNKKGSSTNQDTKTIDNENALSEKSSDTNSNDLETKDVNSSPLKNQGRGAANAKELILDTDGAKISIMNN